The genomic interval CGACCATGGCCCTGGCCGAGGACCGGTTAACAGTACCAACCGACAAAGGTGCTAACCCAGGTGCCAAAATCACGACCCTCATTGCGGGGATGGTCGCCGGTGCCGACTCCATCGACGATATCGATGCACTCCGCCACGGCGGTATGCACCGACTCTTTGACTGGATCTACGCCCCCTCCACGTTGGGGTCGTTCCTCCGGGCCTTTACCTTCGGGCATGTCCGCCAACTCGACGCTGTGGCCTCCCGGTTCCTGGTGGGTCTGGCAACACAGGCCCCGGCCCTGGTCCCGGTTGATGCTTCTACCAGTGATTACGTCTTCATCGATGTTGATGACACCATCATTAAGGTCCACGGACATCAGAAACAAGGCGCTGGTTTTGGTTACTCCGGTATCCGTGGACTCAACGCCCTGCTGGCCACAGTGACCACACCAGAGTCAGCACCAGTGGTCGTGGCCCAACGATTACGGAAAGGATCGTGCGGTTCCCCGCGGGGTGCAGGCCGGTTGATTGCTGATGCGGTGGCTACCACCCGGCGTTTGCCGGGGATGGAGGATGAGAAGATCCTTCTACGCGCGGATTCTGCCTTTTATGGCCATCCCAGTATCAGTGCTGCGATCAAGGCAGGGGCGGATGTGTCTGTCACGGTGCGGATGACCCCGAATGTCAAGAAAGCGATCGCCCAGGTCCCTGATGATGCGTGGCAGACAATTAAGTACACCAACGCGATCTTCGACGAGGACACCGGGCGCTGGATCTCGGTGGCCGAGGTCGCCGAGATACCGTTCACCGCATTTACCTCCCGGAAGAAAACCGACCACATCCCCGGACTGCTGGTGGTACGCCGGATACCGGAGCTGAATAACAAGGATGTGGATCAGCCGGGGTTGTTTGATCTACACCGCTTCCATGCGGTGTTCACCACCGCCGACCCAGGCATCCTCGATACTGTTGCTGCGGATAAAACCCACCGTCAACACGCAATCATCGAACAAGTCAACGCGGACGTAAAGGCCAGTGCGTTGGCGCATATGCCATCAGGTGTATTCACCGCCAACAGCGCCTGGTTGGTGTGTGCGGTCATGGCGTTCAACCTCACCCGCACAGCCGGTGTGATCGCTGCAGGCGCGATGGCCAGGGCCACCACCGCAACGATCCGGCGGAAACTTGTGGCCGTTCCGGCCAGGATTGCACGCAGCGCCCGGAGATTGATTCTTCACTTGCCACGG from Corynebacterium glutamicum ATCC 13032 carries:
- a CDS encoding IS1380-like element ISCgl4 family transposase is translated as MQLLHTPAAISISFDDPNLISTAGLVPTMALAEDRLTVPTDKGANPGAKITTLIAGMVAGADSIDDIDALRHGGMHRLFDWIYAPSTLGSFLRAFTFGHVRQLDAVASRFLVGLATQAPALVPVDASTSDYVFIDVDDTIIKVHGHQKQGAGFGYSGIRGLNALLATVTTPESAPVVVAQRLRKGSCGSPRGAGRLIADAVATTRRLPGMEDEKILLRADSAFYGHPSISAAIKAGADVSVTVRMTPNVKKAIAQVPDDAWQTIKYTNAIFDEDTGRWISVAEVAEIPFTAFTSRKKTDHIPGLLVVRRIPELNNKDVDQPGLFDLHRFHAVFTTADPGILDTVAADKTHRQHAIIEQVNADVKASALAHMPSGVFTANSAWLVCAVMAFNLTRTAGVIAAGAMARATTATIRRKLVAVPARIARSARRLILHLPRNWRWETQWSRLCDHGRLPP